TCGTCTTTCTTTTTTGTTTCCAGAAATCTTTTTTCAAAATCACCTGAAACAGAATGAATAATAACAATACCACTATTAGCGCCCGGCACAGCCCCACGCACCAAAAGCAAATTTCTTTCAGGCTCAATGCCAGCAACACGTAAATTTTTAACAGTCACCTGATCCCCACCCATACGACCGGCCATTCTTTTTCCCTTAAAAACTTTTCCGGGATAAGTACGCTGTCCAATAGACCCTGGAGCACGATGCGAAACGGAGCAACCGTGAGTCGCGCGACCACCGCCGAAGTGGTGGCGTTTCATGACACCCTGGAATCCTTTTCCTTTGGAAAGACCCTCAACATCAAC
This sequence is a window from Deltaproteobacteria bacterium GWA2_45_12. Protein-coding genes within it:
- a CDS encoding 50S ribosomal protein L3; this encodes MSGLLAEKLGMTQIFGEDGQWVPVTVLKAGPCLVVQKKTSQTDGYAAVQLGFKEAKLKRKSKAFQGHFTKKGFKVLKVLKEFRTPLADQYTPGDELTVSLFQTGDFVDVEGLSKGKGFQGVMKRHHFGGGRATHGCSVSHRAPGSIGQRTYPGKVFKGKRMAGRMGGDQVTVKNLRVAGIEPERNLLLVRGAVPGANSGIVIIHSVSGDFEKRFLETKKKDEKAS